GTACGACGTGCGCTCCACCTGCAGGACATTGACCTTGATCGGCTTCCGAAAGCTCGACAATTGTGTTTTCCATCTGCTAATTCTCCGATGTCCTAGTGAAAATGAATGTCATTCTTAGGAAGACGGGAATACTGCCGGACATGGCCTCCTCCCTGCAGCCGTCGTTGCCGAAGAATTACGCGCTCATCTACGACATCGTCAAAAAGAGCGGCGTCGGGTGCCATCTCACCTCCGCGGAGATTTACGGAAAGGCGCTCGAGCGGCGCCCCGGCATCGGATTTTCCACCGTCTATCGCGGGCTTGCGCGCTTGCGCGATCTGGGTCTGGTCTCCGAGCTCAGCGTGCCCGGCGCCGACGCCGCGACCTATGAGCCCTCGGGAAAGCCTCACGCGCACTTTCGTTGCAGCGAATGCG
This Candidatus Eremiobacterota bacterium DNA region includes the following protein-coding sequences:
- a CDS encoding transcriptional repressor produces the protein MASSLQPSLPKNYALIYDIVKKSGVGCHLTSAEIYGKALERRPGIGFSTVYRGLARLRDLGLVSELSVPGADAATYEPSGKPHAHFRCSECGEIEDVAFAIPSRTIHALASQNGFKIDSERVTFIGRCSACARRSRSKAD